A portion of the Bubalus kerabau isolate K-KA32 ecotype Philippines breed swamp buffalo chromosome 1, PCC_UOA_SB_1v2, whole genome shotgun sequence genome contains these proteins:
- the IL4 gene encoding interleukin-4: MGLTSQLIPVLVCLLVCTSHFVHGHKCDITLAEIIKTLNILTTRKNSCMELPVADVFAAPKNTTEKETFCRVGIELRRIYRSHTCLNKFLGGLDRNLNSLASKTCSVNEAKTSTSTLKDLLERLKTIMKEKYSKC, translated from the exons ATGGGTCTCACCTCCCAGCTGATCCCAGTGCTGGTCTGCTTACTGGTATGTACCAGTCACTTCGTCCATGGACACAAGTGCGATATTACCTTAGCAGAGATCATCAAAACGCTGAACATCCTCACAACGAGAAAG AATTCATGCATGGAGCTGCCTGTAGCAGACGTCTTTGCTGCCCCAAAG AACACAACTGAGAAGGAAACCTTCTGCAGGGTTGGAATTGAGCTTAGGCGTATCTACAGGAGCCACACGTGCTTGAACAAATTCCTGGGCGGACTTGACAGGAATCTCAACAGCTTGGCAAGCAAG ACCTGTTCTGTGAATGAAGCCAAGACGAGCACAAGTACGCTGAAAGACCTCTTGGAAAGGCTAAAGACGATTATGAAGGAGAAATACTCAAAGTGTTGA